Proteins encoded together in one Pseudoroseomonas cervicalis window:
- a CDS encoding haloacid dehalogenase type II: MVQDVQALVFDVFGTVVDWRQGVAREAAPFLARHGAAGANPAGFADSWRRRYSPAMEEVRSGRRPFTRLDVLHRENLEQILPGYGIDPARVPEAELEELNLAWHRLDPWPDSVAGLTRLKARYIIAPLSNGNIRLMLDMARRAGLPWDAILGAEVAQAYKPTPEAYLRTAEVLALRPEQVMLVAAHNGDLAAARRCGLRTAFIPRPTEHGPGQTTDLAPEQDWDVVARDMEDLAAQLGL; encoded by the coding sequence ATGGTTCAGGATGTGCAGGCGCTGGTGTTCGACGTGTTCGGCACGGTGGTGGATTGGCGCCAGGGCGTGGCGCGGGAGGCGGCGCCCTTCCTGGCCCGGCACGGCGCCGCCGGCGCCAACCCGGCCGGCTTCGCCGATTCCTGGCGCCGCCGCTACTCGCCGGCGATGGAGGAGGTGCGCAGCGGCCGCCGCCCCTTCACCCGGCTCGACGTGCTGCACCGGGAAAACCTGGAGCAGATCCTGCCCGGCTATGGCATCGACCCGGCCCGCGTGCCGGAGGCGGAGCTGGAAGAGCTGAACCTGGCCTGGCACCGGCTGGACCCCTGGCCGGATTCGGTCGCCGGCCTCACCCGGCTGAAGGCGCGCTACATCATCGCGCCGCTCTCCAACGGCAATATCCGGCTGATGCTGGACATGGCCAGGCGCGCCGGCCTGCCCTGGGACGCGATCCTGGGCGCCGAGGTGGCGCAGGCCTACAAACCGACGCCGGAAGCCTATCTGCGCACCGCCGAGGTGCTGGCGCTGCGCCCGGAGCAGGTGATGCTGGTCGCCGCGCACAATGGCGATCTGGCGGCGGCGCGGCGCTGCGGGCTGCGCACCGCCTTCATCCCCCGCCCGACCGAGCATGGGCCCGGCCAGACCACCGACCTGGCGCCGGAGCAGGATTGGGATGTGGTGGCGCGCGACATGGAGGACCTGGCCGCGCAGCTCGGCCTGTAG